The following proteins are encoded in a genomic region of Musa acuminata AAA Group cultivar baxijiao chromosome BXJ2-11, Cavendish_Baxijiao_AAA, whole genome shotgun sequence:
- the LOC103972604 gene encoding uncharacterized protein LOC103972604, translating into MFKAARWRSEKNKIKVVFRLQFQATQVPVLGSETVMVSLVPLDVGKPTVRSEKVAVMDGTCNWLNPIYETVSLACDPKSGKINEKLYQFLVAAQGSSKPGILGEVTVNLADYFEVFKASSVALPLKAGAILHVTIQRMKGEVAGRGAEEDGDGTARQQCRTLQSQISKCDNKKGLKALIGRNDMNSVKVGSYVNREPRIDFPSSRSLPNCADSNGKLQKSQSSGALSGATCGSSSEIHKTRENRVNNGSFLSPLRDVLRERLQFSDDDVVLTRKVEESGLELQTLRKQIVKESRQRQDLSREISSMKEERDALRRECEELKSSQKRNAVDEKDLAESQLEEVKQELDHERNLNSSLRLQLQKTREANSELLLAVRDLDDLLEKKNRETPCCKKDEKDLEMQLEQLAADYEILKQENHDISSKLEQHEQLRIHHECSEHSAIIHDLEAHVESLEKELQTQTQAKVEQEKKAIRAEETLRKAKWKFASTIERLHEQLKRLSSQASSAFYGNEKAVKHALKEASELRSQNSYLEELLKKTMEDLASVQGQCRVNLQQLLSLVDFKSKEADKLQLELKDRNEELERYKRMRSQKTQIQKLETEKFLASEEREKLVYTAKEMMLRDRNLEGELLEKEILPLRQENGGLRNVRGGEEAVIRLLNSEEDKHCHESSRCANSNKCQSDVDCLQQSRMEVKAQINNTNAKDQEQATRFSRTNSEEKEHIVSCAFDDHKVSEIISELAVLRKQNESTEADLKEMQERYSEISLKFAEVEGERQQLMMTIRTLKNASKN; encoded by the exons ATGTTCAAGGCAGCACGATGGAGGAGCGAGAAGAACAAGATCAAGGTTGTGTTCAGATTGCAATTCCAAGCAACACAG GTGCCGGTGTTGGGATCGGAGACAGTGATGGTGAGCTTGGTTCCTCTGGATGTAGGAAAGCCCACCGTAAGATCAGAAAAGGTTGCGGTGATGGATGGAACTTGCAACTGGCTGAACCCAATCTACGAAACAGTGAGCCTGGCGTGCGATCCCAAGAGTGGAAAGATTAATGAGAAGCTCTACCAGTTTCTTGTTGCTGCACAG GGATCAAGCAAGCCCGGAATTCTTGGTGAAGTCACTGTTAACCTGGCAGATTACTTTGAGGTGTTCAAAGCATCATCTGTTGCGCTCCCTCTCAAGGCAGGAGCCATCTTGCAT GTTACCATACAGAGAATGAAAGGTGAAGTTGCAGGCAG GGGAGCAGAAGAAGATGGAGATGGAACAGCAAGGCAACAATGCAGAACATTACAGAGCCAGATAAGTAAGTGTGACAATAAAAAAGGTCTCAAAGCACTGATCGGAAGGAATGATATGAATTCGGTGAAG GTTGGGTCATATGTCAACAGAGAGCCGAGAATAGACTTTCCTTCAAGCAGAAGCCTCCCCAATTGTGCTGATTCCAATGGCAAGCTCCAAAAGTCTCAGAGCTCTGGTGCTTTATCTGGAGCCACTTGTGGTAGTAGCTCAGAGATACATAAGACAAGGGAGAACAGAGTCAACAATGGCAGCTTCCTCTCACCTCTTAGAGACGTTTTAAGAGAGAGACTGCAATTCTCAGATGATGATGTTGTTTTGACGAGAAAGGTGGAAGAATCCGGGCTGGAGTTGCAGACTCTGCGAAAGCAAATCGTCAAGGAAAGCAGGCAACGGCAAGATCTTTCGAGGGAGATAAGTAGCATGAAGGAGGAGAGAGATGCTCTGCGAAGAGAGTGTGAAGAGCTGAAGTCTTCACAGAAGAGGAATGCTGTTGATGAGAAAGATTTAGCTGAATCACAGCTGGAAGAGGTCAAACAAGAGTTAGATCACGAGAGAAATCTGAACTCAAGTCTCCGCTTGCAACTGCAGAAGACACGGGAAGCTAATTCCGAACTGTTACTTGCTGTCAGAGATCTTGATGACCTGTTGGAGAAGAAGAACAGGGAGACACCCTGCTGCAAGAAAGATGAGAAAGACCTAGAAATGCAACTGGAACAGCTTGCTGCGGACTACGAGATCTTGAAACAGGAAAACCATGACATCTCATCGAAGCTGGAGCAGCATGAGCAGCTCAGGATTCACCATGAGTGTTCGGAACATTCAGCAATCATCCATGACCTCGAAGCCCATGTCGAAAGCTTAGAGAAAGAACTGCAGACACAGACGCAGGCTAAAGTTGAGCAGGAGAAGAAGGCCATACGAGCAGAGGAAACACTGAGGAAAGCGAAGTGGAAATTCGCTTCCACCATCGAGCGGCTTCACGAGCAACTTAAGCGGCTGTCTTCACAAGCTTCATCCGCATTCTACGGAAACGAGAAAGCAGTCAAGCATGCGCTGAAGGAAGCCAGTGAGCTGCGTTCACAGAACAGCTACCTGGAAGAGCTTCTGAAGAAAACCATGGAGGATCTGGCATCAGTGCAAGGCCAATGCCGTGTGAATCTTCAACAGCTACTGAGCCTTGTAGACTTCAAATCGAAAGAAGCAGATAAGCTGCAATTGGAGCTGAAAGATCGGAATGAAGAGCTCGAAAGGTATAAGAGAATGCGGTCACAAAAAACACAGATCCAAAAGCTCGAAACCGAGAAATTTCTTGCCTCCGAAGAGAGAGAAAAATTGGTGTATACCGCAAAGGAGATGATGCTTCGTGATAGAAATCTGGAAGGTGAACTCCTCGAGAAAGAGATACTGCCACTGAGGCAGGAAAACGGTGGCCTAAGGAATGTGAGGGGTGGAGAAGAGGCTGTGATCAGACTGCTGAACTCTGAG GAAGACAAACATTGCCATGAGAGCTCCAGGTGTGCCAATTCCAACAAATGCCAAAGTGATGTTGATTGCCTGCAACAATCAAGGATGGAAGTTAAAGCACAGATTAACAATACAAACGCCAAAGATCAAGAACAAGCCACAAg GTTCTCAAGAACTAATTCAGAAGAAAAGGAACACATTGTTTCCTGTGCATTTGATGATCATAAGGTTTCTGAAATAATCAGTGAGTTGGCTGTTCTAAGGAAGCAGAATGAGTCAACAGAAGCTGATCTGAAGGAAATGCAAGAAAGGTATTCTGAGATAAGCCTAAAGTTTGCAGAAGTTGAAGGTGAAAGACAACAGCTCATGATGACAATCAGGACTCTTAAAAATGCCTCGAAAAATTAG
- the LOC135626734 gene encoding serpin-ZXA-like, translating into MSSTEVDSCLHVAERVGLAAVASGSNFVLSPLSIRAALGLAAAGASGETLHQMLSFLGSPTVDHLNSASARLMASVRGDGDCDGRVVESAGPRLSFVNGVWVDRSLTLKPGFDDVAASVYGAVTKSVDFRQQANEVAKEVNEWVQKETNGLIDELIPDGAVDGYTRLILANALYFKGVWADKFDASGTRHGTFHLLDNSTVQVPFMTSRRDQFISSFDGFKVLKLRYRRTPNQRSLLYMLIFLPDKKDGLPLLIHKLSSDPNFIKDHTPRRDVEVGNFMIPKFNFVYEFEASKVLADLGMEAPFDGGHADFREMVSDLTPRDNLFISSVHHRARIEVDEEGTTAAAATAVLIRAQCYRPPVDFSADHPFMFAIMEEESEAVLFLGHVVNPLVD; encoded by the exons ATGAGCTCAACAGAGGTCGACTCCTGCCTCCATGTGGCGGAGCGCGTGGGGCTCGCGGCCGTCGCCAGCGGCTCCAACTTCGTCCTCTCCCCGCTGTCCATCCGCGCGGCGCTCGGCCTCGCTGCCGCCGGGGCCAGCGGCGAGACCTTGCACCAGATGCTTTCCTTCTTGGGCTCCCCGACCGTTGACCACCTCAACTCCGCCTCCGCCCGACTCATGGCGTCCGTCCGCGGCGACGGCGACTGCGACGGCCGCGTAGTAGAAAGCGCCGGGCCGCGCCTGTCTTTCGTCAACGGGGTGTGGGTCGACCGGTCGTTGACCCTGAAGCCGGGCTTCGATGACGTGGCCGCTTCCGTCTACGGAGCGGTGACCAAGTCCGTTGACTTCCGGCAGCAA GCTAATGAAGTAGCGAAGGAAGTAAATGAGTGGGTTCAAAAGGAGACGAATGGGCTTATCGATGAGCTTATCCCTGATGGAGCTGTGGATGGGTACACAAGGCTTATCCTCGCGAACGCTCTCTACTTCAAAGGAGTGTGGGCTGACAAGTTTGATGCTTCCGGGACCAGACATGGAACATTTCATCTCCTGGACAACAGTACAGTCCAAGTGCCATTCATGACTTCTCGGAGAGATCAGTTTATCTCCTCCTTCGATGGCTTCAAAGTGCTGAAACTGCGCTACCGACGGACCCCAAACCAGAGAAGTCTCCTCTACATGCTGATATTTCTTCCTGACAAGAAAGATGGCCTTCCTCTACTCATCCACAAGCTCTCATCTGATCCCAACTTCATCAAGGACCACACCCCACGTAGAGATGTTGAAGTTGGCAATTTCATGATCCCAAAGTTCAATTTTGTGTACGAATTCGAAGCATCAAAAGTCTTGGCAGACTTGGGCATGGAAGCTCCTTTTGATGGTGGGCATGCAGATTTCAGAGAGATGGTGTCGGATCTGACTCCACGAGATAATCTATTCATCTCAAGCGTGCACCACAGAGCGAGGATTGAGGTTGACGAAGAAGGCACCACAGCAGCTGCAGCAACCGCAGTATTGATTAGAGCACAGTGTTATCGTCCACCTGTGGACTTCTCAGCTGACCATCCTTTTATGTTTGCTATCATGGAGGAGGAGAGCGAGGCAGTGTTGTTCTTGGGGCATGTTGTTAACCCCCTGGTTGATTGA
- the LOC135626733 gene encoding uncharacterized protein LOC135626733 — protein MLEQLLIFTRGGLILWELGNALKGSPIDALIRSCLLEERSADSAFHYDAPAGCAAYTLKWAFDNDLGLVFVAVYQRILHLLYVDDLLAAARREFSRVYEPKRTSYDDFDETFRQLQKEAEARAEEMRRFKQAGRAPAAPGKKQVPGAASRGSGKQRSSGGGGSGKDESDGDPGKGRRSENGSSKGHENEIKPNSRAQNVVVHGKENGAPRVEAFDVSKLQKLRSKGAKKTDTGGGGCKAAKAEPKKIAKKNRVWDDSPSESRLDFTDPVDDRGEGPEVVVADQGESMMDKEEIVSSDSEGEEDEEVETEKPGTKKKGWFSSMLQSISGNAVLEKSDLRPALKALKDRLMTKNVAEEIAEKLCESVATSLEGKKLGSFTRVSSTVQTAMEEALLRILTPKRSIDILRDVHAAKEQGRPYVVVFVGVNGVGKSTNLAKVAYWLLQHKINVMLAACDTFRSGAVEQLRTHARRLQIPIFEKGYEKDPAIVANEAIQEAKRNNSDVVLVDTAGRMQDNEPLMRALSKLINLNNPDLVLFVGEALVGNDAVDQLTKFNQKLADLSMVPNARLIDGILLTKFDTIDDKVGAALSMVYVSGAPVMFVGCGQSYTDLKKLNIKSIVKTLLK, from the exons ATGTTGGAGCAGCTGCTGATCTTTACGCGGGGCGGGCTGATCCTGTGGGAGCTCGGCAACGCGCTCAAGGGATCCCCGATCGACGCCCTCATCCGCTCCTGCCTCCTCGAGGAGCGCTCCGCGGACTCTGCCTTCCATTACGACGCCCCCGCCGGATGCGCCGCGTACACCCTGAAGTGGGCCTTCGACAACGACCTCGGCCTCGTCTTCGTCGCCGTCTACCAGCGTATCCTCCACCTCCTCTACGTCGACGACCTCCTCGCCGCTGCCCGCCGCGAGTTCTCTCGGGTCTACGAGCCCAAGCGGACCTCCTACGATGATTTCGACGAGACCTTCCGCCAGCTCCAGAAGGAGGCCGAGGCCCGGGCCGAGGAGATGCGCAGGTTCAAGCAGGCCGGCCGTGCCCCCGCGGCGCCTGGCAAGAAGCAAGTTCCCGGCGCCGCTTCCAGGGGTTCCGGGAAGCAACGGAGTAGTGGTGGTGGCGGTTCGGGGAAAGATGAGTCCGACGGTGATCCAGGAAAAGGTCGTCGGTCAGAGAATGGTAGTTCTAAAGGGCATGAGAATGAAATAAAGCCGAATTCTCGCGCCCAGAATGTAGTAGTACACGGAAAAGAGAACGGAGCCCCTCGAGTTGAGGCTTTCGATGTAAGTAAGTTGCAGAAGTTGCGATCCAAAGGTGCTAAGAAGACGGATACTGGTGGTGGTGGCTGTAAGGCTGCCAAGGCAGAGCCGAAAAAGATTGCAAAGAAGAACAGAGTTTGGGACGATTCGCCTTCCGAGTCGAGACTGGATTTCACAGATCCAGTGGATGATAGAGGCGAAGGGCCTGAGGTTGTGGTAGCAGATCAGGGAGAGAGCATGATGGATAAGGAGGAAATTGTAAGCAGCGATAGTGAGGGTGAGGAGGATGAGGAAGTAGAGACTGAGAAACCTGGCACGAAGAAGAAGGGGTGGTTTTCGTCTATGCTCCAGAG CATTTCAGGTAATGCTGTGTTAGAGAAATCCGACTTGAGACCAGCACTGAAAGCTCTCAAAGATAGGTTGATGACCAAAAATGTG GCTGAGGAGATTGCTGAGAAGCTTTGCGAATCAGTGGCAACAAGTCTTGAAGGGAAAAAATTGGGCTCCTTTACAAGAGTGTCTTCAACAGTCCAG ACAGCTATGGAGGAGGCGCTCCTTCGCATTTTAACTCCAAAACGATCCATCGACATTCTACGAGATGTCCATGCTGCCAAGGAGCAAGGAAGACCTTATGTTGTTGTTTTTGTTGGTGTCAATGGAGTTGGAAAATCTACCAATCTTGCCAAA gTTGCTTACTGGCTTTTGCAACATAAAATTAATGTCATGCTGGCAGCATGTGATACATTCAGGTCAGGTGCTGTTGAACAGCTTCGCACGCATGCACGCAGACTCCAA ATACCTATTTTTGAGAAAGGCTATGAGAAAGATCCTGCAATTGTAGCAAATGAAGCTATCCAGGAAGCTAAACGCAACAATTCAGATGTTGTTCTTGTTGACACAGCTGGTCGAATGCAG GATAATGAGCCACTCATGAGAGCACTCTCCAAGCTCATCAATCTCAACAACCCAGATCTAGTTCTTTTTGTTGGAGAGGCTTTGGTTGGAAACGATGCTGTGGATCAACTGACAAAGTTTAACCAG AAATTAGCCGACCTGTCCATGGTTCCTAATGCCAGGTTGATCGACGGCATCTTGCTCACCAAGTTTGATACAATCGACGATAAG GTTGGAGCAGCTCTTTCCATGGTTTACGTTTCCGGAGCTCCGGTGATGTTTGTTGGTTGTGGTCAATCGTATACCGACCTTAAGAAGCTCAACATCAAGTCCATTGTCAAaactcttttaaagtga
- the LOC103972606 gene encoding proline dehydrogenase 2, mitochondrial has translation MHRTLKLNTILTQESINHTLRSRPQMAMATNICARIPASLLARSLSTSSSLTEKLPEAPSNPVIDLSDTQRLFASVPTASLLHSLANLSAMAAGSLVDVGVAVLRAALASEGKLLRAAAIGAARATVHRHFCAGEGFEDAGRTVTGMWEEQRLRSILDYGMEDAEDGAACARNLAGFLRTVEMASSLPPSSASVCVKITAICPISLLERVSDLLRWELQDPTLQLPWKTNSIPVLCDSSPLYLTRSAPDPLTEMEECDLQLASQRLSKICERCTEANIPLLIDAEYTSVQPAIDYFTYAAAVRFNHGDHPIVFGTIQAYLRDSKERMVNAVRAAEREGVSLGIKLVRGAYMTRETKLASSLGAPSPVHPSIQETHDCFNSCSSFMLEKVSRRSGAVVLATHNVQSGQLAAKKAMELGIGRDDHKLQFAQLMGMADGLTHGLRNAGFQVSKYVPFGPVEQVMPYLLRRAEENRGLLCTSTVDRQLKRFMISSHCTTLSHLLCPASSL, from the exons ATGCATCGAACTCTCAAGCTCAACACGATTCTTACGCAAGAAAGCATAAACCATACCTTGAGAAGCCGCCCGCAAATGGCAATGGCTACCAACATTTGTGCCAGAATCCCCGCATCCCTCCTTGCCCGATctctctccacctcctcctccctcacCGAGAAGCTCCCGGAGGCTCCGTCGAACCCGGTCATCGACCTCTCCGACACCCAGCGCCTCTTCGCCTCCGTCCCCACCGCCTCCCTCCTCCACTCCCTCGCTAACCTATCCGCCATGGCCGCCGGCTCCCTTGTCGACGTGGGCGTCGCGGTTCTGCGAGCCGCCTTGGCGTCGGAGGGGAAGCTCCTCCGGGCCGCCGCCATCGGGGCCGCAAGGGCGACGGTGCACCGCCACTTCTGCGCCGGCGAGGGGTTCGAGGACGCGGGCCGCACCGTCACGGGGATGTGGGAGGAGCAGCGGCTGCGCTCGATCCTGGACTACGGTATGGAGGACGCCGAGGACGGCGCAGCCTGCGCCCGCAACCTTGCCGGCTTCCTGCGGACGGTCGAGATGGCGTCGTCGCTCCCGCCCTCCTCC GCAAGTGTATGCGTAAAGATCACAGCAATTTGCCCCATCTCGTTGCTGGAGAGAGTCAGTGATCTGCTAAGGTGGGAGCTACAAGACCCTACTCTGCAACTTCCGTGGAAGACCAATTCGATTCCTGTTCTCTGCGACTCCAGCCCCCTTTACCTCACACGTTCAGCGCCAGATCCTCTAACTGAGATGGAAGAGTGCGACCTCCAATTGGCCTCGCAGAGGCTGTCCAAGATCTGCGAACGATGCACAGAAGCCAACATCCCGCTGCTGATCGACGCAGAGTACACCTCGGTGCAGCCCGCGATTGATTACTTCACGTATGCAGCAGCGGTACGATTCAATCATGGCGACCACCCTATCGTCTTCGGAACTATCCAGGCTTACCTGAGGGACTCCAAGGAGAGGATGGTGAACGCCGTCCGAGCTGCGGAGCGAGAGGGGGTTTCTTTGGGGATCAAGCTAGTGAGAGGGGCTTATATGACAAGAGAGACCAAGTTGGCATCATCCTTGGGCGCGCCGTCGCCTGTTCATCCGAGCATCCAAGAAACGCACGATTGCTTTAATAGTTGTTCTTCCTTCATGCTCGAAAAGGTCAGCAGGAGATCCGGTGCAGTCGTCCTTGCCACCCACAATGTTCAATCCG GACAACTTGCTGCAAAAAAGGCAATGGAATTGGGAATTGGAAGGGATGACCACAAACTGCAGTTTGCGCAGCTCATGGGAATGGCAGATGGGCTCACACATGGACTCAGGAATGCTGGTTTCCAAGTGAGCAAGTACGTGCCATTTGGGCCAGTGGAGCAGGTCATGCCTTACCTCCTCAGGAGAGCCGAAGAGAACCGAGGACTCCTTTGCACCTCCACAGTCGACAGACAGCTCAAAAGGTTTATGATCTCAAGTCATTGCACAACCTTATCGCATTTACTTTGTCCAGCTTCAAGCTTGTAA
- the LOC135626246 gene encoding proline dehydrogenase 1, mitochondrial-like yields MAMATKIPARMSPSLVARSLSSASSLAEKLPKAPSPAPLAIDLSDTQRLFASVPTASLLHSLANLSAMAAGPLVDVGVAALRAALASEVQILRAAAIGVARATVHRHFCAGEGFEDAGRAVTEMWEEQGLRSILDYGMEDAEDSAACDRNLAGFLRTVEMASSLPPSSASVCVKITAICPISLLERVSDLLRWEQQDPTLQLPWKTNSIPVLCDSSPLYLTCSAPDPLTEMEECDLQLASQRLSKICERCTEANIPLLIDAEYTSVQPAIDYFTYAAAVQFNHGDHPIVFGTIQAYLRDSKKRMVNAVQAAEREGVSLGVKLVRGAYITRETKLASSLGAPSPIHPSIQETHHCFNSCASFMLEKVRRGSGAVVLATHNVRSGQIAAEKATELGIGRVDRKLQFAQLMGMADGLTYGLRNAGFQVSKYVPFGPVEQVMPYLLRRAEENRGLLCTSTVERQLIRKEIFRRLATAVAWTT; encoded by the exons ATGGCGATGGCTACCAAAATCCCCGCCAGAATGTCCCCGTCCCTCGTCGCCCGATCTCTCTCCTCCGCGTCCTCCCTCGCCGAGAAGCTCCCGAAGGCTCCGTCGCCGGCACCCCTGGCCATCGACCTCTCCGACACCCAGCGCCTCTTCGCCTCCGTCCCCACCGCCTCCCTCCTCCACTCTCTCGCCAACCTCTCGGCCATGGCCGCCGGCCCGCTTGTCGACGTGGGCGTCGCGGCTTTGCGGGCCGCCTTGGCATCGGAGGTGCAGATCCTCCGGGCCGCCGCCATCGGGGTGGCACGGGCGACGGTGCATCGCCACTTCTGCGCCGGCGAGGGGTTCGAGGACGCGGGCCGCGCCGTCACGGAGATGTGGGAGGAGCAGGGGCTGCGCTCGATCCTGGACTACGGGATGGAGGACGCTGAGGACAGCGCAGCTTGCGACCGCAACCTCGCCGGATTCCTGCGGACGGTCGAGATGGCGTCGTCGCTCCCGCCCTCCTCC GCAAGTGTATGCGTAAAGATCACAGCAATTTGCCCCATCTCGTTGCTGGAGAGAGTCAGCGATCTGCTGAGGTGGGAGCAGCAAGACCCGACACTGCAACTTCCATGGAAGACCAATTCGATTCCGGTTCTCTGCGACTCCAGCCCCCTTTACCTCACATGTTCAGCGCCAGATCCTCTAACTGAGATGGAAGAGTGCGACCTCCAACTGGCCTCGCAGAGGCTGTCCAAGATCTGCGAACGATGCACAGAAGCCAACATCCCGCTGCTGATCGACGCAGAGTACACCTCGGTGCAGCCCGCGATTGATTACTTCACGTATGCAGCAGCGGTGCAATTCAATCATGGCGACCACCCTATCGTCTTCGGAACGATCCAGGCTTACCTGAGGGACTCCAAGAAGAGGATGGTGAACGCCGTGCAAGCTGCGGAGCGCGAGGGGGTCTCTTTGGGTGTCAAACTAGTGAGAGGTGCATATATAACAAGAGAGACCAAGTTGGCATCATCCTTGGGCGCGCCGTCGCCCATTCATCCGAGCATCCAAGAAACACACCATTGCTTTAACAGTTGCGCTTCCTTCATGCTCGAAAAGGTCAGGAGGGGATCCGGTGCAGTCGTGCTTGCCACCCACAACGTTCGATCTG GACAAATAGCCGCAGAAAAAGCAACGGAGTTGGGAATTGGGAGGGTTGATCGCAAACTCCAATTCGCACAGCTGATGGGGATGGCAGATGGACTCACATATGGACTAAGGAACGCGGGTTTCCAGGTGAGCAAGTACGTGCCATTTGGGCCAGTGGAGCAGGTCATGCCATACCTGCTCAGGAGAGCCGAGGAGAACAGAGGACTCCTTTGCACCTCCACAGTCGAGAGACAGCTCATAAG GAAGGAGATCTTCAGAAGACTTGCCACTGCAGTTGCTTGGACGACTTAG
- the LOC135626735 gene encoding AT-hook motif nuclear-localized protein 9-like, with protein sequence MDGRDAMAMSGPSSYYMAHRGIPGPGAGSQPGLHGAAQPGIRSMLNPGTSLAVPSSGLGTATFQVESPPAVSSHDGGGGDLGEGGSQVEPAKRKRGRPRKYGPDGSVALALSPVSSSAAPPGTVMASGSGAPTQKRRGRPPGTGRKQQLASLGEWFAGSAGSGFTPHIITIAEGEDIAAKILSFSQQGPRAVCILSANGAVSAVTLRQSATSGGTVTFEGRFEILCLSGSYMLTNNGGSHSRTGGLSISLSSPDGRVIGGGVAGQLIAATPVQVIVGSFIYAGSKAKNKAKASNETCAESELEVGDNQSTPYSALPNQNLNPSLVMGSWPGLRPLDTRNAHVDIDLTRG encoded by the exons ATGGACGGGAGAGATGCCATGGCGATGTCCGGCCCATCCTCGTATTACATGGCGCATAGAGGAATTCCAGGTCCGGGTGCTGGTTCGCAGCCTGGGCTGCATGGGGCGGCACAGCCCGGGATCCGGTCGATGCTGAACCCTGGCACGAGTCTGGCCGTGCCGTCCTCTGGCCTTGGTACGGCAACGTTTCAGGTGGAGTCTCCACCAGCGGTCTCGTCACACGACGGCGGTGGCGGCGATCTGGGCGAAGGAGGGAGCCAGGTGGAACCGGCGAAGAGGAAGAGGGGCAGGCCAAGAAAGTATGGGCCGGATGGGAGTGTAGCTTTGGCTCTCTCGCCTGTTTCCTCGTCCGCGGCTCCTCCAGGGACAGTGATGGCGTCGGGGTCGGGCGCTCCTACGCAGAAGCGGAGGGGGCGGCCACCCGGCACTGGGAGGAAGCAACAATTAGCATCACTGG GTGAATGGTTTGCTGGTTCAGCCGGATCTGGCttcactccacatatcataacaATTGCAGAAGGAGAG GACATTGccgcaaagattttatcattttcaCAGCAGGGACCAAGGGCTGTCTGTATTCTCTCAGCAAATGGTGCTGTGTCTGCTGTGACCCTTAGGCAATCTGCAACTTCTGGGGGCACAGTCACTTTTGAG GGCCGTTTTGAAATACTCTGCTTGTCTGGTTCATACATGCTGACCAACAATGGTGGATCTCATAGCAGAACTGGAGGATTGAGCATCTCTCTCTCTAGCCCTGATGGTCGGGTAATTGGTGGTGGCGTAGCAGGGCAGCTTATAGCTGCAACCCCTGTACAG GTGATTGTAGGAAGCTTCATTTATGCTGGATCAAAGGCAAAGAACAAAGCAAAAGCCAGCAACGAAACATGTGCGGAGTCAGAACTTGAGGTTGGGGATAATCAAAGTACCCCATACAGTGCACTCCCGAATCAAAATCTTAACCCTTCCTTGGTCATGGGCAGTTGGCCTGGTTTGAGGCCCTTGGATACAAGGAATGCTCATGTTGATATTGACTTGACGCGGGGGTAG